Proteins encoded by one window of Bacillus rossius redtenbacheri isolate Brsri chromosome 3, Brsri_v3, whole genome shotgun sequence:
- the LOC134530236 gene encoding uncharacterized PPE family protein PPE62-like, producing MVAHALLAVAVLAGLRGTGGAPFLGGSFDQGRSDRLSRQNQQPSELAQLPPSLGSLDFGDQAPANQGFGNQGFGSQGFGNPGQGNQGFGNQGLGNQGFGNPGLGNQGFGNQGFGNQGQGNQGLGNQGFGNQGQGNQGFGNQGFGNQGQGNQGLGNQGFGNQGQGNQGLGNQGFGNQGQGNQGLGNQGFGNQGQGNQGFGNPGQGNQGFGNQGQENQGFGGDDDDDDVFVFDRPTPSRPRPTQQPRPTQARPTPPRTTAPTTQAPGETSTANACVSSCLTTGEFNPVCGSDRVTYTNPGKLNCAASCGRSVNLSHYGTCITTTTAPPTTSSRRSVPRG from the exons ATGGTCGCCCACGCTCTCCTCGCCGTCGCAG TGTTGGCAGGTCTGCGGGGCACCGGCGGCGCGCCCTTCCTGGGAGGCAGCTTCGACCAGGGGCGCTCCGACCGCCTCTCGCGCCAGAACCAGCAGCCGTCAGAGCTGGCCCAGCTGCCGCCCAGCCTCGGCAGCCTGGACTTCGGCGACCAGGCGCCCGCGAACCAGGGGTTCGGAAACCAGGGCTTCGGCAGTCAAGGATTCGGCAACCCGGGCCAAGGAAACCAGGGGTTCGGAAACCAGGGCTTGGGCAATCAAGGATTCGGAAACCCGGGTCTAGGAAACCAGGGGTTCGGCAATCAAGGATTCGGAAACCAGGGCCAAGGAAACCAGGGCTTGGGCAATCAAGGATTCGGAAACCAGGGCCAAGGAAACCAGGGGTTCGGCAATCAAGGATTCGGCAACCAGGGTCAAGGAAACCAGGGCTTGGGCAATCAAGGATTCGGCAACCAGGGCCAAGGAAACCAGGGCTTGGGCAATCAAGGATTCGGCAACCAGGGTCAAGGAAACCAGGGCTTGGGCAATCAAGGATTCGGCAACCAGGGTCAAGGGAACCAGGGATTCGGCAACCCGGGTCAAGGAAACCAGGGGTTCGGAAACCAGGGCCAAGAAAATCAGGGTTTCGGCGGGGACGATGACGACGACGATGTGTTCGTGTTCGACCGTCCGACCCCCAGCCGACCGAGGCCCACCCAGCAGCCGAGGCCCACCCAGGCTAGGCCCACGCCACCCAGGACGACCGCCCCCACGACCCAGGCGCCCGGCGAAACCTCGACGGCCAACGCGTGCGTCAGCAGCTGCCTCACGACGGGCGAGTTCAACCCCGTGTGCGGCTCTGACCGGGTCACCTACACCAACCCGGGCAAGCTGAACTGCGCCGCCAGCTGCGGGCGAT CTGTGAACCTGTCGCACTACGGGACGTGCATCACGACAACCACGGCGCCACCGACGACCTCCAGTCGGAGGAGCGTGCCGCGAGGCTGA
- the LOC134530235 gene encoding uncharacterized protein LOC134530235: MGTLTKFIIISQLIFTLLLNPEHVSGVSSRLDIQITKIEETSGLYYEHNSNGRLYNTEWRLISYLNLSQPENNYNTLRRYVSVVNELCNKEIPVYKGKTLCSNTITKLSNRLDAIARTIEIIGGITKDHVSPRVKRSLFPFNLIGQLSKVIFGTLDEEDAEFYNNKITKLESEQLDFLKLSKEQIFIVKSTLQTMNRTVKDLNGNQQMLADQLVKLTDEINRINSNVTDALSHHNLRIRVNEHLTLLNQEIETLSFQCESILNSIINAFKGILNPHIITPQKIVEYFNAFQSTHSREFNLPLPEGTIKDSSLLNLMELEVFSKRNILCYVIRLPVTDNLIFDIYRIIPLPVKMKTATNKYVFIDPETDYIMMEHSKQYYAKISKYELNKCKVITKTLRVCRQTFPLINTYAREDCAAKLLYTTGPIPSNCVKKIVELKQTLWIQLEHNEWL, translated from the exons ATGGGTACCCTCacgaaatttattataataag TCAACTCATTTTTACCCTGTTGCTGAACCCTGAACATGTGAGTGGAGTGTCATCAAGACTAGACATTCAAATCACTAAAATTGAAGAAACTTCGGGACTGTACTACGAACATAACAGCAATGGACGATTGTATAATACTGAATGGAGATTAATCTCCTATTTAAATTTAAGTCAgcctgaaaataattataatacgttAAGACGATATGTAAGTGTTGTAAATGAATTATGTAATAAGGAAATTCCGGTGTATAAGGGTAAAACTCTATGTTCTAATACTATAACAAAATTATCAAACAGGTTAGACGCCATTGCGCGCACCATAGAAATTATAGGAGGTATAACCAAAGACCATGTTAGTCCTAGAGTAAAAAGAAGTTTATTTCCATTTAACCTAATAGGGCAATTGAGTAAAGTGATTTTTGGTACGCTAGACGAAGAAGATgcagaattttataataataaaattacgaaaCTTGAGAGCGAACAATTAGACTTTCTTAAGCTGAGTAAGgaacaaatttttattgtaaaatcgaCCTTGCAAACCATGAACCGAACTGTTAAAGACTTAAATGGGAATCAGCAAATGTTAGCTGACCAACTAGTAAAACTTACAGATGAGATAAACCGCATAAACTCGAATGTAACCGACGCTTTATCTCATCATAACCTACGAATACGAGTAAACGAGCATTTGACTCTATTAAATCAAGAAATTGAAACCCTTTCATTTCAATGTGAATCTATTTTGAATTCcataataaatgcatttaaagggATTTTAAACCCCCATATTATAACACCACAAAAAATCGTTGAATATTTCAATGCATTTCAATCTACTCATTCTCGAgaatttaatttaccattaccaGAAGGAACAATCAAAGATAGTTCTCTTCTTAACCTGATGGAGCTGGAAGTGTTTAGCAAAAGgaacattttatgttatgtaaTTAGACTACCAGTAactgataatttaatttttgatatatataGAATCATTCCATTGCCTGTAAAAATGAAAACTGCCacaaacaaatatgttttcataGATCCGGAAACGGATTATATTATGATGGAACACTCAAAACAGTACTACGCAAAAATAAGCAAGTATGAATTGAATAAGTGTAAAGTAATAACTAAAACTCTTAGAGTGTGTAGACAAACCTTTCCATTGATAAATACTTATGCACGGGAAGATTGTGCAGCCAAATTATTGTATACTACAGGTCCTATACCTAGCAATTGTGTTAAGAAAATAGTAGAGCTAAAGCAGACCCTTTGGATTCAGCTAGAGCACAATGAATGGTTATAG